The Anastrepha ludens isolate Willacy chromosome 2, idAnaLude1.1, whole genome shotgun sequence DNA window GATAAGCCTCCGTTCGAGAGATATTTTGGTTAGCCGCAGTTTATATTATGGATGAAATCATTTTACAAAAAGATCTGCTCAGAAGACCCTGAAGACTCATTGCGTGTGGATCACTTGATTCGTATAGCTCATGTCGGTCGGCGGTCATGCGCGTGTTCTTGTGCAAGTCACACATTAAACCACCTCTAGGACCTCATGGAGCTCAACGAATCAGCAGAACTACTCTTCCCTGTTGCCCCTTACTTCCTTTCTTCCCGCTCAAATCTCCGTGTGAGGTTTAACCAGTTGTTTTTGGTTCATACTGTCCGTTATATAATATTCTGTTAGGTTTTTAAATATGTGCAAGTAAGTGACCCGAAAGAGCCTAGAGTAAGAAAAATCGAacgttttttagtaaattttccgCCATATTAGGCTCACTTGACTTGCTTACAAATGTACTCGTACATGTATACTCATGTGTATGATTACTCTCTAGCCTATTTTCTTCGTTACCTTTCTATCAAACGTTCGATTGCCCTGTACAATTCACCAGCTgtaaaatcgaaaatgtgtcTATTTCCTATCGCATCCATCCACTCTGGAAACGAGTCAGTACTGTTAAATGAGTCCATGTATTTTCTCACTACTTCGCTGAACCTTCGATTACGAACATTAAAGCGTTCCTCCACGGGCCAAATGGGCACATTGTAGAAAGACGCTGGATCATAGGGCATCATATAATTCATTTGAATGCCCCAATCCCAGAGGACTTTACGCTTTGGTGGCAAGTCCGCAATCGGATAGGATATAGAAGCTGTTATCtgaaaagttataaataaatgagaaaaactGTTCGCCATAAATCATTTTaaggtattttaaaatttaaaattaaaattatttaaaatcaatttttttttcttttttaattaaaacttaattACCTGTATCACGGTATTATTAGGATAAAACAAATACGCTGCAGTCATTTGAAAAGTTCTAAAGCAAATGCTTACGAAGATGTAAATATTGGTGACACAATTCCACGGCAACATGTTGTCAACTGTTAGTAGTTGTTGCTAAAAACACACGCTTGAGTGTCAAAGAGTTGGCCATTGTGATTTGGTTGCATTAGGGATGGATTACAGTGGGGAAAGTTTGCTTAACCGCACTCACGGAATAAGCTAAAAATAACTGTTAAGATTTTTGTTTCGGAATCAAGTTAAAATAGACAGCGTTTCCTATCTTCTTGACACTATCTAAGCAATCCTCTATGTAAACTTCTTCAATTCAAATTCCTTTcacttttgaataaaaactaCTACTCGAAAGTGCCTGGGCACCTCACCCTCAGAATAACTGCTACAAAATCTGTAAGAAACTTCTCGTTGTTAGATACAAAACACTGACGTTAGAAAGGCAGTTGACCCGACTTTGGAATTCTCTTCcctaaaatttaatatcaaTTTGTAATATAACCATATTTAAACGCTAACTTCAGGGATATACTAGCACTTATACagataatataaattcacaaGTACTTTTCtcgt harbors:
- the LOC128857831 gene encoding uncharacterized protein LOC128857831 produces the protein MLPWNCVTNIYIFVSICFRTFQMTAAYLFYPNNTVIQITASISYPIADLPPKRKVLWDWGIQMNYMMPYDPASFYNVPIWPVEERFNVRNRRFSEVVRKYMDSFNSTDSFPEWMDAIGNRHIFDFTAGELYRAIERLIESYGYHSSCLFQSVCDLAKHPFEVEQRHLIIDLIAFILTPSWHLGFHPSEDEQRKAYEAAEKSGIRGLDCKKLYPICRKSLLDVITYVIFDNN